One window of Pirellulales bacterium genomic DNA carries:
- a CDS encoding WXG100 family type VII secretion target, translating into MSQAIVDPEQLRRFAHSLKRFNSDLQTQMMTMSGQMKNLSQSWRDKEQQKFNEEFEQTILTLSKFIETVDAHVPFLMRKADRAEEYLRQR; encoded by the coding sequence ATGTCGCAAGCCATCGTCGACCCGGAACAACTTCGCCGGTTTGCCCACAGCCTGAAGCGCTTCAATAGCGATCTGCAAACGCAGATGATGACCATGAGCGGTCAGATGAAGAACCTCAGCCAGAGTTGGCGCGACAAGGAACAGCAGAAGTTCAACGAAGAGTTCGAGCAGACCATTCTGACGCTGTCGAAGTTCATCGAGACGGTCGACGCCCACGTCCCCTTCCTGATGCGAAAAGCGGATCGCGCCGAGGAATACTTGCGGCAACGCTGA
- a CDS encoding RpiB/LacA/LacB family sugar-phosphate isomerase has translation MRVGIAADHGGFELKEQLAASLRASGYDLVDFGATSMDKGDDYPDYVVPLAEAVAKGAVERGIAVCGSGVGASIAANKIPGARACLIHDSFSAHQGVEDDNMNILCLGGRIIGPMLAEELIRFFLKAKFTGAERHERRLAKVAALERRG, from the coding sequence ATGCGCGTCGGCATCGCGGCCGATCATGGCGGCTTTGAATTGAAAGAGCAGTTGGCTGCGTCGCTGCGCGCGAGCGGGTACGATCTGGTCGACTTTGGCGCGACGAGCATGGATAAGGGGGACGATTATCCCGATTACGTCGTGCCACTGGCCGAGGCCGTCGCCAAAGGGGCGGTCGAACGTGGCATCGCGGTTTGTGGCAGCGGCGTGGGGGCATCGATCGCGGCAAATAAGATTCCGGGCGCCCGGGCGTGTCTGATTCACGATAGCTTCTCGGCGCACCAGGGCGTTGAAGATGACAACATGAATATCCTCTGCCTGGGAGGGCGGATCATCGGTCCGATGCTGGCCGAAGAGTTGATTCGGTTTTTTCTCAAGGCGAAATTCACGGGGGCCGAGCGCCATGAGCGGCGTCTAGCAAAAGTCGCGGCGTTGGAACGCCGCGGCTAG
- a CDS encoding alpha/beta hydrolase: protein MADPWRGISMRAVFQLMALAPLIVCSATFAQAADDADAPIKFRSNLRYSEAGPSCMLDLAIPRMPAGRRPAVVVIHGGGWIEGDKSSFASALHGVPGNIEEFARLGFVAATINYRLSREAPFPAALDDCRAAVRYLRAHAEEFRIDPEHVGAYGNSAGGHLALLLSMNEEPSADDTQDPAQRFSSGVQASASDSGPLDLTRQHQQNQLRGVIETFLGGPPQGKLVDAYRRASPAAHPSVKAPLLLIYGADDEQVDVRTADEFVAALVKAGHQDVSYIRLAKVGHCPHSLVRVPWLKPVVNDFFLRTLEQK from the coding sequence ATGGCTGATCCGTGGCGTGGCATCTCCATGCGTGCCGTGTTTCAGTTGATGGCTCTAGCGCCGCTAATTGTTTGCAGCGCGACTTTCGCCCAGGCCGCTGATGATGCGGATGCGCCGATCAAGTTTCGAAGCAATCTGCGCTACAGTGAAGCGGGTCCCAGTTGCATGCTCGATCTGGCGATTCCGCGCATGCCTGCAGGCCGGCGTCCGGCGGTGGTCGTTATTCATGGCGGCGGCTGGATCGAAGGGGACAAGTCGAGCTTTGCCTCGGCCTTGCACGGTGTGCCGGGGAATATCGAAGAGTTCGCCCGGCTGGGGTTCGTGGCGGCCACGATCAATTATCGATTATCGCGCGAAGCGCCGTTTCCGGCGGCGCTTGACGACTGTCGCGCGGCGGTGCGCTACTTACGCGCGCATGCCGAGGAATTTCGGATCGATCCCGAACACGTGGGGGCCTATGGAAACTCGGCCGGAGGGCATTTGGCCTTGTTGCTGAGTATGAACGAAGAGCCGAGTGCCGATGACACACAGGATCCCGCCCAACGGTTTTCGAGTGGCGTGCAGGCCTCCGCGAGCGACAGTGGTCCGCTCGATCTAACGCGGCAGCACCAGCAGAATCAACTGCGCGGAGTGATCGAAACCTTCCTGGGAGGCCCTCCGCAGGGCAAACTTGTCGACGCTTATCGCCGAGCATCGCCCGCCGCGCATCCAAGTGTGAAAGCGCCGCTGTTGCTGATTTACGGCGCGGACGATGAACAAGTCGATGTGCGCACGGCGGACGAATTTGTCGCGGCGCTCGTCAAAGCCGGGCACCAGGATGTGAGCTATATTCGTCTGGCCAAAGTAGGGCATTGCCCGCATTCGTTAGTTCGGGTTCCGTGGCTGAAACCCGTCGTGAACGACTTCTTCCTACGCACCCTCGAACAGAAGTGA
- a CDS encoding ATP-binding protein: protein MLPRHSSPVSAAQLRSAMIATVREGLGYATLAMGVAFVILAIASFFLGFGAVAPWLAAIEIASAASVLAVRWLLWRIHVPDRFVYPLVIVVGGVALARCLTQLYVWHNPQDTMNLVLLLGGLSLLSLSFAWSALLVGATWIGWFAIALWVDPREAWTPYGFFLMWATVLGAAVQYARQKLRTRLVQAEARYQVMVEHLPVISYLDDLHPNGKPIYISPQVQSVLGYSADDWLASHSFWRDCLYPADREITVARMREHIVQKSGWDLEYRMIAKDGRIVWIQDRTTHIETSHGEFLSYGVIVDVTPRKRAELIAWGGNRVLQHMAAGEPLVDVLEALLHVCEDATVESRGMLLLFDSNKVLRNAVIPRLPSEFVDAVLRSKDPQALGPYYAAVERGESIIVNDIATDSPWPAHNFAALEAGLNAWWVEPIISHEGQALGVLALYSQQQRISRLIDARWIESTARLATLAIERSRAADHLTRHREQLEQLVDERTRQLEASLGQLRHAERLASVGTLAAGIAHEINNPVGMILLSAEQALMVTADTPQAGKVGELLRDIVANAKRCGRIVKNVLRFARQEPAERWPDDVNAVVQHAVELTKTYVARCGGELKTRLANPLSKVMLNPIELEQVFVNLICNALEAADKAPSISISSEQADGVVRVSVCDNGRGISRDDRSRIFDPFYTTRQADGGTGLGLSLAYGIVTDHGGTIRVDGIEAGGTRMVVELPSYLEESSAASR, encoded by the coding sequence ATGCTGCCACGTCATTCGTCACCGGTCAGTGCGGCGCAACTGCGCAGCGCCATGATTGCCACGGTGCGCGAGGGGCTTGGTTACGCAACGCTGGCGATGGGCGTGGCGTTCGTCATTCTTGCGATCGCGTCGTTCTTCTTGGGCTTCGGAGCGGTGGCTCCCTGGCTCGCGGCCATCGAAATCGCTTCCGCGGCGTCGGTCTTGGCTGTTCGCTGGTTGCTCTGGCGCATTCACGTCCCGGACCGTTTTGTTTATCCGCTCGTGATCGTGGTCGGCGGCGTGGCGCTCGCGCGCTGTCTCACACAGTTGTACGTTTGGCATAATCCTCAGGACACGATGAACCTGGTCCTCCTGCTCGGAGGCTTGAGCCTGCTCTCGTTGTCGTTCGCCTGGTCAGCCCTGCTGGTCGGCGCAACGTGGATAGGCTGGTTCGCGATTGCTCTGTGGGTCGATCCGCGGGAAGCATGGACCCCCTACGGTTTCTTCTTGATGTGGGCCACGGTTCTCGGCGCTGCCGTGCAATACGCGCGGCAAAAGCTGCGCACCCGCCTGGTGCAAGCCGAGGCTCGATACCAGGTCATGGTCGAGCATCTGCCGGTAATCAGCTACCTGGACGACCTGCACCCCAACGGCAAGCCGATCTATATCAGCCCGCAGGTGCAATCCGTGCTGGGCTATTCGGCAGACGACTGGTTGGCGAGCCATTCGTTCTGGCGCGATTGCCTGTATCCGGCCGATCGAGAAATCACCGTGGCCCGGATGCGTGAGCACATCGTACAGAAATCAGGTTGGGACCTCGAATACCGAATGATCGCCAAGGATGGCCGTATCGTTTGGATCCAGGATCGCACGACGCATATTGAAACCTCTCATGGCGAGTTCTTATCGTACGGCGTCATAGTCGACGTCACGCCGCGCAAACGAGCCGAGCTGATCGCCTGGGGGGGCAACCGCGTGCTGCAGCACATGGCCGCCGGGGAACCGTTGGTGGACGTTCTCGAGGCGCTGTTGCACGTCTGCGAAGATGCGACGGTCGAGTCGCGCGGCATGCTGCTGCTGTTCGATTCGAACAAGGTGCTGCGGAACGCGGTCATCCCTCGCTTGCCCTCCGAATTCGTCGACGCGGTCCTGCGCAGTAAAGATCCGCAGGCCTTGGGGCCTTATTATGCAGCCGTCGAGCGTGGCGAGTCGATCATCGTCAATGACATCGCTACCGATTCTCCTTGGCCCGCGCACAATTTCGCGGCGCTCGAGGCCGGTCTGAACGCCTGGTGGGTCGAGCCGATCATTTCGCACGAAGGTCAGGCCCTGGGCGTCCTGGCGCTCTACTCCCAGCAGCAGCGCATCTCACGGTTAATCGACGCCCGCTGGATCGAATCGACGGCCCGCCTGGCGACATTGGCCATCGAGCGTTCGCGCGCCGCGGACCATTTAACCAGGCACCGCGAGCAACTCGAACAGTTGGTCGACGAACGTACCCGCCAACTAGAAGCCTCGCTCGGTCAGCTACGGCACGCCGAACGATTGGCTTCGGTCGGCACCCTGGCCGCAGGCATCGCGCACGAGATCAATAATCCGGTCGGCATGATCCTGCTCTCAGCCGAGCAGGCGCTCATGGTCACGGCCGACACACCGCAGGCGGGCAAGGTTGGCGAGCTGCTGCGCGATATCGTGGCCAACGCCAAACGCTGCGGGCGCATCGTGAAGAATGTCTTGCGATTCGCCCGCCAAGAGCCGGCCGAGCGCTGGCCGGACGACGTCAATGCCGTCGTGCAGCATGCTGTCGAGTTGACCAAAACCTATGTTGCGCGGTGCGGGGGCGAACTCAAGACTCGTCTGGCAAATCCGTTATCGAAGGTAATGCTCAACCCCATCGAGCTGGAACAGGTTTTCGTCAACCTGATTTGCAACGCCCTCGAGGCCGCCGACAAGGCCCCCAGCATTAGCATCAGCAGCGAGCAGGCCGATGGCGTGGTTCGCGTCTCGGTTTGCGATAACGGTCGCGGCATCTCGCGCGATGACCGCAGCCGCATCTTCGACCCGTTCTACACCACGCGGCAGGCCGACGGAGGAACCGGCCTGGGTTTGAGCCTGGCCTACGGCATCGTCACGGACCACGGCGGCACGATTCGCGTCGACGGCATCGAAGCCGGCGGCACGCGAATGGTCGTCGAACTTCCTTCCTATTTGGAGGAATCTTCGGCCGCGTCGAGATGA
- a CDS encoding alpha/beta fold hydrolase codes for MKVLFLHGWQSKQGGLKPSYLVEHGLTVINPALPDEDFAESVRIAECACRDERVQVIVGSSRGGAVAMNVDSAAAMHLAAPLPMVLLCPAWKRWGTARTVPAGTVILHSRADDIIPFADSQELVERSGLSAGSLIEVGRDHRLADPEPLAAMLAAIKRLATHAG; via the coding sequence ATGAAGGTTCTCTTCCTCCACGGCTGGCAGTCGAAGCAAGGTGGGTTGAAACCTTCGTACCTGGTCGAGCATGGCCTTACGGTCATCAATCCCGCCCTGCCGGACGAGGATTTTGCCGAATCGGTGCGCATCGCCGAGTGTGCCTGCCGCGACGAGCGCGTGCAAGTGATCGTCGGATCGAGCCGCGGCGGCGCCGTGGCCATGAACGTCGATAGCGCGGCAGCCATGCATCTCGCGGCGCCACTGCCGATGGTGCTGCTGTGCCCCGCTTGGAAGCGTTGGGGTACCGCACGCACAGTCCCGGCCGGCACGGTGATCCTTCACAGCCGCGCCGACGACATAATTCCCTTCGCCGACAGCCAAGAGCTCGTCGAGCGCAGCGGACTGTCAGCCGGATCATTGATCGAAGTCGGCCGCGATCATCGCCTGGCCGATCCCGAACCACTGGCCGCCATGCTCGCGGCCATCAAACGGCTGGCTACTCACGCAGGCTGA
- a CDS encoding tetratricopeptide repeat protein: MMKSLIAYTLIVITLCAPSIAQAQHGGRGGGGRGGGGFGGGGGGRGFGGGGGGGFSGGGGGAGGSSRGSGGGFSGGGGGHGGGGGGGGRGPSAPAYHAAGHSAPHGMAHGGPAHSFAYGHRPAYQAGGWYHGDWNGHWSHPWGYRPAGWYWGGGWGWGWGLGFGFGLGSGLAIGASFGSPWGWGYYPYYNPYWVQPVGGVTYINYSQPIVVAPPAAQGMPAPSLPPAPGGSTYPGLAPTPGLTSGIATPPAPQPPGSSAPDAPAPNSTQTQALAMFDQARALFERGDYQLALAEANRAIAIVPNDTLMHEFRALCLFATKDYQQSAAGVYAVLSIGPGWDWATVSGLYPDANAYTQQLRSLEAYCNENPQAPHARFLLAYHYLLEGHDQEAATELEAVIELQPKDQLAVQLLKGLKDSPDDDTPAGPSLATPATTAPPAPPVQPAMVIGNWKADRSDGSAFELNLSQDNKFLWKFNQDGKQQQLQGTYTLANNFLILAANEQNTLVGQVAMAPGDKLKFKLAGGAPNDPGLTFTR, translated from the coding sequence ATGATGAAATCTCTCATCGCCTACACGTTGATCGTGATCACCTTGTGCGCTCCGTCGATCGCCCAGGCTCAACATGGTGGACGCGGGGGCGGTGGCCGCGGCGGTGGAGGTTTTGGCGGCGGTGGTGGCGGTCGCGGATTCGGTGGCGGCGGAGGAGGAGGTTTCTCCGGCGGTGGCGGCGGCGCCGGTGGTTCGTCACGTGGCAGTGGCGGCGGATTCTCAGGCGGCGGTGGTGGTCATGGTGGCGGAGGTGGTGGTGGCGGCCGTGGTCCCAGCGCCCCGGCCTATCATGCTGCGGGACACTCCGCACCGCATGGCATGGCTCACGGTGGACCGGCCCATTCGTTTGCTTACGGTCATCGTCCCGCTTATCAGGCCGGCGGTTGGTATCACGGCGATTGGAATGGTCATTGGTCGCATCCCTGGGGCTATCGCCCGGCCGGTTGGTATTGGGGCGGCGGCTGGGGTTGGGGTTGGGGACTGGGCTTTGGTTTTGGACTCGGATCCGGGCTGGCAATCGGCGCTTCGTTCGGTTCGCCCTGGGGATGGGGTTATTACCCCTATTACAATCCGTACTGGGTGCAACCGGTCGGCGGCGTAACGTATATCAACTACTCGCAGCCCATCGTCGTGGCTCCGCCGGCCGCGCAAGGCATGCCGGCACCGTCGCTTCCTCCAGCGCCGGGCGGATCGACATATCCTGGACTCGCGCCGACGCCTGGCCTGACGTCCGGCATTGCCACACCTCCAGCGCCGCAACCGCCCGGTAGTAGTGCCCCGGACGCGCCGGCGCCAAACAGTACGCAAACCCAGGCACTGGCGATGTTCGATCAAGCGCGCGCGTTATTCGAACGCGGCGACTATCAACTGGCATTGGCCGAAGCGAATCGCGCCATCGCGATCGTCCCCAATGACACGCTGATGCACGAATTCCGCGCCCTGTGCCTGTTCGCAACGAAGGACTACCAGCAATCGGCCGCCGGCGTATACGCCGTGCTGTCGATCGGTCCCGGCTGGGATTGGGCCACGGTCAGCGGTCTGTACCCTGACGCCAACGCCTACACGCAGCAGTTGCGCAGTCTCGAAGCCTACTGCAACGAGAATCCTCAAGCACCGCATGCGCGCTTCCTGCTCGCCTATCATTACCTGCTCGAAGGTCATGACCAGGAGGCAGCAACCGAGCTCGAAGCCGTCATCGAGCTGCAGCCGAAGGATCAACTGGCCGTGCAGCTACTCAAGGGCTTGAAGGACTCGCCCGACGACGACACTCCGGCCGGACCTTCGCTCGCAACGCCCGCGACTACGGCCCCCCCTGCCCCGCCTGTGCAGCCCGCGATGGTGATCGGCAACTGGAAGGCAGATCGTTCCGACGGCTCGGCGTTCGAGCTGAACTTGTCGCAAGACAACAAGTTCTTGTGGAAATTCAACCAGGATGGCAAGCAACAACAGTTGCAAGGCACCTACACCCTGGCGAATAATTTCCTCATCCTGGCGGCCAACGAACAAAACACGTTGGTCGGTCAAGTCGCCATGGCGCCGGGCGACAAGCTGAAGTTCAAGCTAGCCGGCGGCGCCCCGAACGACCCAGGCCTGACGTTCACACGCTGA
- a CDS encoding alpha/beta hydrolase: MKLATSSLLSKTSFACLAVLAITAHAQAADEPAPLPPTHADVSYGAPASDVLDFWQAKGDGPRPLLVHIHGGGWVGGDKKVDAKTVQHFLDRGISYASINYRLTGTDPLPAPVHDAARAIQFLRSKAAEWNIDKSRIALTGGSAGACTSMWLLLHDDLANPQSADPVERESTRVCAAAVNAGQTSIDPPVIEAWLGPNVLKHRMIWMAVGEPDMAAAQANYEKHKALYHEFSPINHLDGRDPPLLMTYGNNMTLPSEDAGHGIHHPVYGVKMKEKADSVGQECHLLIKGKSKSDQYATADEFLIAKLLAPHDGDKK; the protein is encoded by the coding sequence ATGAAACTCGCCACGTCATCTTTGCTTTCGAAAACAAGCTTCGCCTGCCTGGCCGTGCTCGCGATCACGGCGCACGCGCAAGCTGCAGACGAGCCTGCCCCGCTGCCGCCGACACATGCCGATGTTTCCTACGGCGCGCCGGCCAGCGACGTGCTCGACTTTTGGCAAGCCAAGGGCGATGGCCCTCGTCCGCTCTTGGTCCATATTCATGGTGGCGGTTGGGTCGGCGGCGACAAGAAAGTAGACGCCAAAACGGTTCAACATTTCCTCGATCGCGGCATCTCGTACGCTTCGATCAATTATCGCCTGACCGGGACGGATCCCCTGCCGGCACCGGTTCATGATGCGGCCCGGGCGATTCAGTTCCTGCGTTCGAAGGCTGCGGAATGGAATATCGACAAGTCGAGGATCGCGCTGACCGGCGGCAGCGCCGGGGCTTGCACGTCGATGTGGCTTTTGCTGCACGACGATCTGGCTAACCCGCAATCGGCCGACCCGGTCGAGCGGGAAAGCACCCGCGTCTGCGCCGCCGCGGTCAATGCCGGCCAGACGTCGATCGATCCGCCTGTGATCGAAGCGTGGCTCGGCCCGAACGTCCTCAAGCACCGCATGATCTGGATGGCGGTGGGCGAGCCCGACATGGCCGCGGCACAAGCGAACTACGAAAAGCACAAGGCGCTCTATCACGAGTTCTCGCCCATCAATCATCTCGACGGCCGTGACCCACCCTTGTTGATGACCTACGGCAACAACATGACGCTGCCATCGGAAGATGCCGGCCACGGAATTCACCATCCCGTCTACGGCGTGAAGATGAAAGAAAAAGCAGACTCCGTTGGCCAGGAATGCCATCTGCTGATCAAAGGCAAATCGAAGTCGGACCAGTACGCGACGGCCGACGAATTTCTCATCGCCAAGCTGCTGGCCCCGCACGACGGCGACAAGAAATAG
- a CDS encoding cupin domain-containing protein has protein sequence MTVPYFVDKSQCSQHQIFPGVQIFTTHGDHVMLSLVEFEPHAVVEDHSHPHEQMGFMLEGEAEFVVGGERKIVRAGEMWRIPGGVVHKVIAGDKPVKALDVFYPIRDDYR, from the coding sequence GTGACGGTGCCCTATTTCGTTGACAAGTCGCAGTGCTCGCAGCATCAGATCTTTCCCGGCGTGCAAATCTTCACCACGCACGGCGATCATGTGATGTTGTCGCTGGTGGAGTTCGAGCCGCACGCCGTGGTCGAGGATCACAGCCATCCGCACGAGCAGATGGGATTCATGCTCGAAGGAGAAGCCGAATTCGTCGTCGGCGGCGAGCGAAAAATCGTACGCGCCGGCGAAATGTGGCGCATCCCCGGCGGCGTCGTCCACAAAGTGATCGCCGGCGACAAGCCAGTCAAAGCGCTCGACGTCTTCTACCCGATCCGAGATGATTATCGGTAA
- a CDS encoding HEAT repeat domain-containing protein: MPRPVCVVLLAICLLSPIANSATPDDKLSDSPQLVAPTEAISAAEQQKKFHLPPGFSIQLVAAEPEIRKPMNLNFDVHGRLYATQSEEYPFPAQGDAPRRDVVKRFDDIGPDGRPARISTVVSGLNIPIGILPREDALIYYAIPEIYRAADPKQDDHYQPGQPLYSSFGFRDTHGMANSFTRWVDGWVYACHGFNNDSDVKGADGNAVKMNSGNTYRFRPDGSHIEQFTHGQVNPFGLAMDPLGNLYSSDCHTKPIYMLLRGAWYPSFGKPHDGLGYGPEMIEHFHGSTGIAGVVYYAADQFPAEYRETVFIGNPVTGRVNHDRFEPHGSTYKAIEQPDFISCDDPWFRPVDIKMGPDGALYIADFYNCIIGHYEVPLTHPRRDRSLGRIWRVVYTGTEQAPAPSPRRMPDLARLRAAWLVDLLDDPNLTVRVLASERLTTVLGSGESVAASHIDLLKGALSSQATDDAATTRKTHALWLVERSLTGGLPRDTVDRLANDPARMVRVHLVKALAERAEWNGSSDVYGLVRGKLHDADPFVRRAAADALARHPQVENVEPLLNLWAETPADDTHMVHVVRMAVRDQLLKPGTYGALAALAGAKPDFAARLADVSLGVRNAESSAYLLSYAETHAVDDGPLAEYLHDAVRYATDEQFTEAMRRAQAVAAGSYTRQQTALLALAKAAQERGKPVPAFTGDWAGRVATILLAQPDRPSVDRGIELAKQLHVTAAFDALAALAARDSKLPDVRNAALDACVANDAGRAIATARNILSDAAEAIPMRQKAATVMAAMNLPDARAALAEQLKAAPDRLAVEIARGLAATAEGGETLLTEVTAGRCSPRLLKDATVEQKLNAAKLPELADRLAKLTADLPAADERLAQLVDARRGGFAQAKADPAAGQQVFQKVCAACHTLAGQGAKIGPGLDGVGLRGLDRLLEDTLDPSRNVDQAFRTTLINTTGGNVVTGLLLREEGEVLVLADAQGKEVRLPRSEVEERTMSKLSPMPANVADLIPEADYYNLLAYLLEQKQKTEATAAVSSNK; encoded by the coding sequence ATGCCGCGCCCCGTTTGCGTTGTTTTGCTTGCGATCTGTCTTCTGTCGCCCATCGCGAATTCCGCGACCCCGGATGACAAACTTTCTGATTCGCCGCAACTGGTAGCGCCGACCGAGGCCATTTCGGCCGCCGAACAGCAAAAGAAGTTTCACCTGCCGCCGGGCTTCTCGATTCAACTCGTGGCCGCCGAGCCCGAGATTCGCAAGCCGATGAACCTGAACTTCGACGTGCATGGCCGGCTGTACGCCACGCAGTCCGAAGAGTATCCGTTCCCGGCTCAGGGGGACGCACCGCGGCGTGACGTCGTAAAACGCTTCGACGATATCGGCCCGGATGGCCGGCCCGCACGGATTTCGACCGTGGTGTCAGGCCTGAACATTCCGATCGGCATTCTGCCGCGCGAAGACGCGCTGATCTATTACGCGATCCCCGAGATTTATCGCGCCGCCGATCCGAAGCAGGACGATCACTATCAGCCGGGGCAACCGCTCTACAGCAGCTTCGGCTTTCGTGACACGCACGGCATGGCCAACAGCTTCACCCGCTGGGTCGACGGCTGGGTTTACGCTTGCCACGGCTTCAACAACGACTCCGACGTAAAAGGGGCCGATGGCAATGCCGTAAAGATGAACTCAGGCAATACGTATCGCTTTCGACCTGACGGCTCGCACATCGAGCAATTCACCCACGGCCAGGTGAACCCATTCGGTCTGGCGATGGATCCGCTGGGGAACCTTTATTCGTCGGACTGCCATACCAAACCGATCTACATGCTGCTACGCGGCGCCTGGTATCCCAGCTTTGGCAAGCCACACGATGGTTTGGGCTACGGACCTGAGATGATCGAACATTTTCACGGCTCGACCGGCATCGCGGGCGTGGTCTACTACGCGGCCGATCAGTTTCCGGCGGAATATCGCGAGACGGTGTTCATCGGCAACCCGGTCACGGGGCGCGTGAATCACGACCGCTTCGAACCGCACGGCTCGACCTACAAGGCAATCGAGCAGCCTGATTTTATTTCGTGTGACGATCCCTGGTTCCGGCCCGTCGATATCAAGATGGGCCCCGACGGCGCGCTGTACATCGCCGACTTTTACAACTGCATCATCGGACACTACGAAGTGCCGCTGACGCACCCGCGCCGCGATCGCAGCCTGGGACGTATCTGGCGCGTCGTGTACACCGGCACTGAGCAAGCGCCCGCTCCGTCGCCGCGCCGCATGCCAGACCTGGCGAGATTGCGCGCCGCGTGGCTGGTCGATTTACTCGATGATCCGAATCTGACGGTCCGCGTGCTGGCCAGCGAACGCCTGACCACCGTCCTGGGATCAGGCGAAAGCGTGGCGGCCAGCCATATCGATCTACTCAAGGGAGCACTGTCATCGCAGGCGACCGATGATGCCGCCACGACGCGCAAGACGCATGCGTTGTGGCTGGTCGAACGATCGCTAACGGGCGGATTGCCGCGCGACACGGTCGATCGGCTGGCCAATGATCCCGCACGGATGGTGCGAGTCCATTTGGTAAAAGCGTTGGCCGAGCGCGCGGAGTGGAACGGCTCGTCCGATGTTTATGGTTTGGTCCGCGGCAAGCTGCATGACGCTGATCCCTTTGTGCGCCGAGCCGCAGCGGACGCGCTCGCGCGTCATCCGCAGGTCGAAAACGTCGAGCCACTGCTGAATCTGTGGGCCGAGACGCCTGCCGACGATACGCACATGGTTCACGTCGTGCGAATGGCGGTGCGCGATCAATTGTTGAAGCCAGGCACGTACGGTGCCCTGGCGGCGCTCGCCGGGGCGAAGCCTGACTTTGCCGCGCGGCTGGCCGACGTCAGCCTGGGCGTGCGTAACGCGGAATCGAGCGCCTATCTGCTGAGCTATGCCGAGACGCACGCCGTGGACGACGGACCGCTGGCCGAATACTTGCACGATGCCGTGCGATATGCGACCGACGAGCAATTCACCGAAGCGATGCGGCGTGCCCAGGCCGTGGCGGCCGGTTCGTACACACGGCAGCAGACCGCGCTGTTGGCACTCGCCAAGGCAGCCCAAGAACGTGGCAAACCGGTACCGGCGTTCACCGGTGACTGGGCGGGGCGCGTAGCAACGATCCTGTTGGCGCAGCCGGATCGGCCGTCGGTCGATCGAGGCATTGAACTCGCCAAGCAGTTGCACGTAACGGCCGCCTTCGACGCGCTGGCAGCGCTCGCAGCCCGCGATTCAAAACTGCCTGACGTGCGCAACGCCGCGCTCGATGCGTGTGTGGCCAACGATGCGGGTCGAGCCATTGCGACCGCGCGAAACATTCTCAGCGACGCAGCCGAAGCGATTCCGATGCGGCAAAAGGCGGCGACCGTGATGGCGGCCATGAATCTGCCCGATGCTCGCGCGGCACTGGCCGAACAGTTAAAGGCCGCGCCGGACCGATTGGCCGTGGAGATTGCGCGCGGATTGGCCGCGACGGCCGAAGGGGGCGAAACGCTGTTGACCGAGGTCACGGCCGGCCGTTGCTCGCCGCGCCTGCTCAAGGATGCGACCGTCGAACAAAAGCTGAACGCCGCCAAGTTGCCGGAACTGGCTGACCGGCTAGCGAAACTCACCGCCGACCTACCGGCCGCCGATGAACGACTCGCACAGTTGGTGGACGCACGTCGCGGCGGCTTTGCTCAAGCCAAGGCCGATCCGGCCGCCGGGCAACAAGTGTTCCAGAAAGTTTGCGCGGCTTGCCACACACTGGCCGGCCAAGGAGCCAAGATCGGACCGGGCCTCGACGGTGTAGGACTGCGCGGGCTCGACCGACTGCTCGAAGATACGCTCGACCCCAGCCGCAACGTTGATCAGGCGTTTCGCACGACGTTGATCAATACCACGGGCGGAAACGTGGTCACCGGATTGCTGCTGCGTGAAGAGGGAGAAGTGCTGGTGCTTGCTGACGCCCAAGGGAAGGAAGTCCGCCTGCCGCGCAGCGAGGTCGAAGAACGAACGATGAGCAAGCTGTCGCCGATGCCGGCTAATGTCGCAGACCTGATCCCCGAGGCCGACTATTACAACCTGTTGGCCTATTTGCTCGAGCAGAAGCAAAAAACCGAAGCCACGGCCGCGGTTAGCAGCAACAAGTAG